The DNA window AACGCATCGAAGCGCTCTACGGCAGCGCCGAATACGCGCCGCATCAGTACGACGATCGGGTGTCGGCGCTGTTCGATCGCCTGCGCCGCCGCCACGGCTTTCCAACCAGCAGCGAGCGCACGAACGCCTCGCCAGCAGCATTGATGGAGCCGCCGCGGCAATTGTCGCTAGGAATCAGGGAGCGCGCTTCATGATGAGGGGCGCGATGCGATCGAAAGACAGAAAATCCACCACCAAGGCACGATGGCACCAAGCAGGAGCCTTCTCGAAGCGGCGCCGCGCCGCTTCGTGCCTTTGTGCCCTTAGTGGTAAGTTCTGCCGCCTGAAAAAAAAGGAGAAGCACTCCACGGCGGATCCTGCGAGATTCGTTGACACAAGCTTTTTCTGATAAAATGGAATTGAGATTTTCGCACTGAGGGACGAATCTGCGCGAATTGCATGACGTTTCACGCGAGCGCGACGAGCGCGCGGTGCTGGTCGGCGTCGAGCTGCCGGGCGACCACGGGATCGCGAGCGAAGAATCGCTCGAAGAACTGAAAGCGCTCTCCGAGAGCGCCGGCGCCGAGGTCACGGCGACGGTCAGCCAGCGCCTCAAGACCGTCGACCCGCGCACGTTTATCGGCAAGGGCAAGACCGCCGAGGTCCGTGAAATTGCGCATCAGAAGGGCGCCTCGGTGGCAATCTTCGACGACGCGCTCTCGCCCGCGCAGGCACGCAATCTCGAAACCGAACTCAAACTGCGCGTGATCGATCGCAGCCAGCTTATCCTCGATATCTTCGCGCAGCGCGCGCGGACGCTCGAGGGCAAGCTGCAGGTCGAAATCGCGCAACTCTCCTATCTTCAGCCGCGGCTCACGCGCCAATGGACGCACTTGTCGCGCGTCCGCGGCGGCGGCGCGGGAGGCGGCGGTGTCGGCACGCGCGGTCCTGGTGAAACGCAGCTCGAAGTCGACCGCCGCCGTATACGCGAGCGGCTGACGCGGCTGCGGTCGCGATTGCGCGAGGTCGAGCGCACCCGCGACATCCAGCGGCGCCGCCGCGTCGAAGTGCCGTACCCCTCGGTCGCGCTCGTCGGCTACACCAACTCCGGCAAATCGACGCTGATGAACTATCTCACGGACGCCGAGGTCGAGGCCGCGAATCGTCCGTTCTCGACGCTCGATCCGACGATTCGCCGGCTGAAGCTGCCCGGGCATATGAACGTGATGCTCGCCGACACGGTCGGCTTCATCCATCGCCTGCCGCACATGCTGATCGAGGCGTTCAAGGCGACGCTCGAAGAGGTGCGCACTGCCGATCTGCTGCTGCACGTCGTCGATGCGAGCTCGCCGCTCGCGCCCGAGCGAATCCAGATCGTGGACCAGGTCCTCGAGGAGATCGGCGCGGGCGCTTCGCCACGCATCCTCGTGATGAACAAGGCCGACCTGATGGAGAATCCGCCGCGCCTGTTCGGCGTTTCCGACGCGGTCGCGATCTCGGCGCTGCGCGGCACCGGCCTTGACGATTTGCTCGAGATGATCGCGCGGCACTTCGGCGGCTATCGCGAGGAAGTTTCGGTCACGCTGCCGGCCTCGCGCGGCGACCTTATCGCAATGGCGCGGCGCGACGGCGAAGTCCTGAGCGAGGAGTACAACGACGGCGTCGTGGCGATGCGCGCGCGCGTCAGCCCTCCCGTTGCCGGCCGCCTGCGCAAGGCCGCGACGCTTTCAGCGTAACGCAAGAAACGC is part of the Candidatus Binataceae bacterium genome and encodes:
- the hflX gene encoding GTPase HflX, with the translated sequence MHDVSRERDERAVLVGVELPGDHGIASEESLEELKALSESAGAEVTATVSQRLKTVDPRTFIGKGKTAEVREIAHQKGASVAIFDDALSPAQARNLETELKLRVIDRSQLILDIFAQRARTLEGKLQVEIAQLSYLQPRLTRQWTHLSRVRGGGAGGGGVGTRGPGETQLEVDRRRIRERLTRLRSRLREVERTRDIQRRRRVEVPYPSVALVGYTNSGKSTLMNYLTDAEVEAANRPFSTLDPTIRRLKLPGHMNVMLADTVGFIHRLPHMLIEAFKATLEEVRTADLLLHVVDASSPLAPERIQIVDQVLEEIGAGASPRILVMNKADLMENPPRLFGVSDAVAISALRGTGLDDLLEMIARHFGGYREEVSVTLPASRGDLIAMARRDGEVLSEEYNDGVVAMRARVSPPVAGRLRKAATLSA